The Helicoverpa armigera isolate CAAS_96S chromosome 18, ASM3070526v1, whole genome shotgun sequence genome has a window encoding:
- the LOC110380078 gene encoding uncharacterized protein LOC110380078, whose amino-acid sequence MSDALTNNEAYTDVVELCALLQCLGFSVKSLDTSDGNISQDGGMRSVVINCQTSGLHVVLESPSLSCSCPTTSNQQNSGVWQVSGVTGGKQLDKEFGCSLLGSLPKSHRERLSKELYEMIRCIKQHNESDIEMPKEAIENKSTSMLELKTPEKRDFPIKSETPTRYRSLDTLTSASKRERGQPLPEPGPLHKVEQADASADDSKEKKQIMCRRQSTYTLSSTPGSVRRRNKTSSPIHASQNTLLDGLIAAEKAAADLHNKLAYVIKEFMEDGKHDSSISSLTLDVSKISLLKCADAKAQFASSPNLSGIGMAKDDFTKSRLKRFESASTSNLAPKAGVAKESKLSSKLRRISPNIFKSKKESPGLKLDKGKTLDAKNKLNSLFKPKIVTPVRTPRSNVEASPNLSSSRKKFSHVKSTIPRPSSKKE is encoded by the exons ATGTCCGATGCTCTAACTAATAAT GAAGCGTACACGGATGTGGTGGAGCTGTGTGCCTTACTGCAATGCTTGGGCTTCAGCGTCAAGTCTCTGGACACCAGTGACGGAAATATCAGCCAGGATGGCGGGATGAGGAGTGTTGTTATTAATTGTCAG ACGTCTGGTCTCCACGTGGTGCTGGAGAGCCCAAGCCTGTCGTGCTCATGTCCGACCACGAGCAACCAGCAGAACAGCGGCGTTTGGCAGGTCTCGGGAGTCACTGGCGGCAAACAACTGGATAAG GAATTCGGGTGTTCTCTTCTCGGCTCTCTTCCGAAAAGTCACCGCGAGCGGCTTTCCAAAGAGCTATACGAGATGATCAGGTGTATCAAGCAACATAATGAGTCGGATATCGAGATGCCTAAAGAAGCCATTGAAAATAAGTCAACCAGCATGCTTGAACTGAAAACTCCTGAGAAACG GGACTTCCCCATAAAATCCGAGACGCCCACGCGCTACCGGTCTCTGGATACACTAACGTCAGCTTCTAAGAGGGAACGTGGACAGCCTCTGCCGGAACCTGGGCCTCTGCATAAAGTGGAACAGGCTGATGCTTCTGCTGATGATAGTAAAGAAAAGAAG CAAATAATGTGTCGAAGACAAAGCACATATACTCTGTCCTCTACTCCTGGCAGTGTTCGGAGGCGAAATAAAACATCAAG TCCAATACACGCCTCTCAAAACACCCTGCTGGACGGTTTAATAGCAGCTGAAAAGGCAGCCGCAGACCTGCACAATAAACTAGCCTACGTGATAAAAGAGTTTATGGAGGACGGCAAACACGACTCCTCGATATCTTCCCTAACGCTGGACGTCTCCAAGATATCGTTGCTCAAG TGTGCAGATGCCAAAGCTCAATTCGCGTCAAGCCCAAACTTATCCGGCATAGGAATGGCTAAAGACGACTTCACAAAAAGCCGTTTGAAGCGATTCGAAAGTGCTTCAACATCTAATCTGGCACCGAAGGCTGGTGTAGCAAAGGAAAGCAAACTTTCCTCTAAACTGCGCCGTATTTCACCCAATATCTTCAAATCCAAGAAAGAATCACCTGGTCTCAAATTAGATAAGGGTAAAACATTGgatgctaaaaataaattaaata GCCTATTCAAACCCAAAATAGTAACTCCAGTGCGCACCCCTCGATCGAATGTGGAAGCCAGCCCCAACTTGAGCTCATCAAGGAAGAAGTTCAGTCACGTCAAGTCTACTATACCAAGACCTTCTTCCAAGAAGGAATAA
- the LOC110380077 gene encoding TBC1 domain family member 31 produces MEQEKRGEREAIEKFDIKLKSKPKDGVILQLHHTVRGSNGECRRIRFSTGVFDDNHDKLACADNAGNIFILDFSDLKFWKLPGLGPCTALQFVPNRIDTLIVATAKKFEMNFLDTENGQVSLTLSGHTAPVRHISFSNNTKTNNLLTASPVEAILWELRNYTKYFTLNTYLGAQIQQIMFSPAGDYLVACFQNDTVQIWKHESMKSVKQIIPSELKHMKSIAFTMNGRAMAMAGLAPMLILFSMDTWKALKSIDMSKYNISGAHQIAFIPQLFDGGANKILAILSSDCILYLLDLESLTVIHIIHPESSGIRKFVVSPTGKYFLCILQLGEVNIYNCSFVMDSVQNCQNCVVETMRKEMPGTSTHKCPSQDQTNSKSQIEQKMRICMDSARLRRILMQYGEYPDKFRSIIWRSLLDTPRNKAAYAALIDKGIHPAYKDIEKQFTIHSAVTLKNLKRLLSCLAHWCPLFGVMKFLPGFVFPFVKVLQKDPLLLFESVASVLCNYCQLWFEYAPFPPISVLAIVENILAEHDQPLLNHFCDVGITSQTYALKILETAFSEVLTCSEWLILWDHILSNEPAFILMAVVSYNIVQRNALKRLKSHEQLENFFHMQNPIDKKTFLKKAYVLLNETPEDIHPRRFFKPFVSLEKGGCYQQFIGYPKATICLKLAKKDRKKSLKSENKYTLKELTTKSQEKVIHDRAKAADPVDSKSVHSDEDSLQEVCIEKHRKIKKKSHDAVQSKGDFCSKDTREELIESIIYPATIHLHRNRSGEVKSPKKEKDPCKHTRSKTKKKALENKNETLEKEVEKLIRTYTNSDLSDT; encoded by the coding sequence ATGGAACAAGAGAAGAGAGGTGAGCGGGAAGCTATAGAAAAATTTGATATAAAGTTAAAATCTAAGCCAAAAGACGGTGTCATCCTACAGCTACATCATACTGTCCGCGGTTCTAATGGCGAATGCCGCAGAATACGGTTCTCGACGGGCGTGTTCGACGACAACCATGACAAGCTCGCGTGTGCCGACAACGCCggtaacatttttattctgGACTTTTCCGACCTAAAATTCTGGAAATTACCTGGACTCGGGCCTTGCACCGCCTTACAATTCGTGCCCAATAGAATAGATACTCTGATCGTAGCCACCGCTAAGAAATTCGAGATGAACTTCCTGGACACCGAAAATGGACAAGTGTCTCTCACTCTGTCAGGGCACACTGCACCAGTAAGACACATTTCCTTTTCTAATAATACTAAAACCAATAACCTTCTGACGGCGAGTCCTGTTGAAGCCATTCTGTGGGAGCTGCGTAACTACACTAAGTATTTCACACTGAATACTTACTTGGGAGCCCAAATACAACAAATCATGTTCTCTCCCGCTGGGGACTACCTTGTGGCATGTTTCCAGAATGATACCGTTCAGATTTGGAAGCATGAGAGTATGAAGTCTGTCAAGCAGATTATACCAAGTGAACTTAAGCACATGAAGAGCATTGCATTCACTATGAATGGCCGTGCCATGGCCATGGCAGGCCTCGCTCCCATGCTAATTCTGTTTAGTATGGACACTTGGAAGGCACTGAAGTCAATAGACATGTCTAAATACAACATATCAGGTGCACATCAAATAGCCTTTATCCCTCAACTATTTGATGGTGGTGCAAACAAAATCTTGGCCATACTGAGCAGTGACTGTATACTTTATCTACTAGATTTAGAATCATTAACCGTAATACACATAATACATCCAGAATCATCAGGCATTCGTAAGTTTGTTGTCAGTCCTACAGGAAAATACTTCCTCTGTATCCTGCAGCTTGGAGAAGTCAACATCTACAACTGTTCATTTGTAATGGATTCCGTTCAGAACTGTCAAAATTGTGTCGTGGAAACCATGAGAAAGGAGATGCCAGGCACATCAACACATAAATGTCCTTCTCAGGatcaaacaaattcaaaatccCAAATTGAACAAAAAATGCGTATTTGTATGGATAGTGCTAGATTAAGGAGAATATTGATGCAATATGGTGAATATCCTGATAAGTTTCGCTCAATAATCTGGAGATCTCTACTTGATACTCCCCGAAACAAGGCTGCTTATGCTGCTCTCATTGACAAAGGCATCCATCCAGCATACAAGGACATTGAAAAGCAGTTTACTATTCACAGTGCAGTAACATTGAAGAACTTGAAACGCTTACTGTCCTGCCTCGCTCACTGGTGTCCATTATTTGGTGTGATGAAGTTCTTACCTGGTTTTGTATTCCCATTTGTAAAAGTATTGCAAAAAGATCCTCTCTTGCTATTTGAATCTGTTGCCAGTGTCTTATGCAATTATTGTCAACTATGGTTTGAATATGCTCCATTCCCTCCTATCAGTGTGCTAGCAATTGTTGAGAATATTTTAGCTGAACATGACCAACCACTGTTGAATCATTTCTGTGATGTAGGCATCACAAGTCAAACATACGCCCTGAAGATTCTAGAAACTGCCTTTAGTGAGGTACTGACTTGCTCAGAATGGCTAATACTTTGGGACCATATACTTAGTAATGAGCCAGCTTTCATCCTTATGGCTGTAGTGTCATACAACATTGTGCAAAGAAATGCATTGAAGAGACTGAAATCACATGAACAACTTGAAAATTTCTTCCACATGCAGAACCCTATTGACAAGAAAACATTCCTAAAGAAGGCTTATGTACTGTTAAATGAGACTCCAGAGGACATACACCCTAGAAGATTTTTCAAACCATTTGTTTCACTGGAAAAAGGAGGCTGTTATCAGCAATTCATAGGATACCCCAAAGCAACAATTTGCCTGAAACTAGCTAAAAAAGACAGAAAGAAAAGTCTAAAGAGTGAGAACAAGTACACATTAAAAGAGTTGACTACTAAGAGTCAAGAAAAGGTTATTCATGATAGAGCAAAAGCTGCTGACCCGGTTGATAGTAAATCTGTGCACAGTGATGAAGACAGTTTACAGGAAGTCTGTATCGAAAAACAtaggaaaataaagaaaaaaagcCATGATGCAGTACAAAGCAAAGGGGATTTTTGCTCCAAAGATACCAGAGAAGAATTGATTGAAAGTATAATATATCCTGCTACAATACATCTACATAGAAACAGAAGTGGTGAAGTCAAATCACCCAAAAAGGAGAAAGATCCTTGCAAGCATACAAGatcaaaaacaaagaaaaaagccTTAGAAAACAAGAATGAAACTTTAGAGAAAGAAGTTGAGAAATTGATAAGAACTTATACTAATTCCGATTTATCTGATACTTGA